In a single window of the Xiphophorus couchianus chromosome 10, X_couchianus-1.0, whole genome shotgun sequence genome:
- the LOC114152378 gene encoding neurexophilin-1-like: MERFSCRWILLTGSFNLLVLCQLETQSNFTFMNSSSPQPHRDQEERLQKIWGLRSRTVVQNSKVLNNPSVPLSKQRLWEIPKSKSNPSVKIKLQPITNVQGLSKPSRLFSWGDFYSNIKTVKLNLLIMGKIVDHGNGSLGVYFRHNSTGVGNVSVSLVPPMKEVEFDLERQSVVHPKESKTFNCRVDYEKTERSKKVMLCSYDPSKTCDQEQTQSHITWMCSKPFQVICVYMSFYSTDYRLVQKLCPDYSSQVPPYLPTG; this comes from the exons ATGGAGAGGTTCTCCTGCCGCTGGATCCTTCTGACTGGAAGCTTTAATTTG CTGGTTCTCTGTCAACTTGAGACTCAGAGCAACTTCACCTTCATGAACTCATCATCACCTCAACCCCACAGAGACCAAGAGGAGCGTCTCCAGAAAATCTGGGGCCTTCGGTCCAGGACTGTTGTCCAGAACTCCAAAGTCCTCAACAATCCCTCGGTTCCTCTATCGAAGCAGAGGCTTTGGGAAATCCCCAAGTCCAAGTCCAACCCATCGGTAAAAATTAAGCTTCAGCCCATCACGAACGTTCAAGGACTCTCCAAACCGTCGAGGTTGTTCAGCTGGGGCGACTTTTACTCCAACATCAAAACCGTCAAGCTGAATTTGCTGATAATGGGGAAGATCGTGGATCACGGCAACGGCTCTCTCGGCGTCTACTTCCGTCACAACTCCACGGGTGTTGGCAACGTGTCGGTCAGCCTGGTCCCGCCCATGAAGGAGGTGGAGTTCGACCTGGAGCGCCAGAGCGTGGTCCACCCCAAGGAGTCGAAGACGTTCAACTGCAGGGTGGACTACGAGAAAACCGAACGCAGCAAGAAGgtgatgctgtgcagctacGACCCGTCGAAGACGTGCGACCAAGAACAAACCCAGAGCCACATCACCTGGATGTGCTCCAAGCCTTTCCAGGTCATCTGCGTCTACATGTCGTTCTACAGCACGGATTACAGGCTGGTCCAGAAACTCTGTCCGGACTACAGCTCCCAGGTCCCACCCTACCTGCCCACAGGGTAA
- the LOC114151681 gene encoding alpha-tectorin-like: MAGRILLPLLLLSATAGVATQTTTAGATTRTTGPLYPIAGTISYRSDDGSSPAIPLSRSFNYFGQSYSQIYVNHNGDLTFVSPWSSFTPQRFPMYGTRDVIAPFWTDLDTRGNGDIYYIQYTSGSILQQVTQDINRYFPALNFQANWIFIATWYEVAYFPMTGTQTTFQAVLTTNGQYSFVLMNYGSIASMSRYVQAGYDTISSSHHFTIPGSFSSDATGPNSTFSLGSNVNVPGRWAFRVDHGSLVCNFNGQPVQLGDSFWSDSTCAQKCTCTRAGLQCSNNPCSFSQICRPAAFQYSCQTVQRQTCTISGDPHYYTFDNSVFHFQGTCTYVLSEQSQNGLPYYRVEGKNEHRGSTRVSWTRLVKIFVHDETIELVKGHYGEAKVNGSFATAPFSLRNGSIQVYQSGFSVIVSTDFGLMVSYDMYSYVQIAVPYTYQNSTCGLCGNFNNRPEDDFQTRQGEVVSSDVVFANSWKAAGDDEPGCEVHCSGLACAGCTAAQTALYRNSAHCGILENSTGPFAACHQRLPTGSFVDSCVYDLCVSGGYQPILCQALNVYSSQCQQNGIQPQSWRSSGFCEIPCPANSHYEAQGTGCPSTCVNPNSTNNCPLPNQESCVCNSGYLLSGGVCVPHSDCGCSFEGHYYRSGETVILDADCGRRCTCSYGSMTCSSHSCGQHESCRVQDGVRGCRPNSFATCWIRGPGSYNTFDGVMYQYPGACRLTLAKVMGFSNHSHFMVTVEKVPQGSQGFSNVLRFEAEGTQVAIEMASRSTVKVDGQLTRLPFSSGSNRIRIFQSSTHSVILRTAFGVTLQTVWPHFVRLTAPGVYSGLLGGLCGNYNADQNDDFRTPNGTLVSDSQMFGDSWRDGSLADHCVESRPRNPATNFSSSEYCGVLTSPTGPFTSCWAAVNPWQQVDACVEILQGSRDPASTLCEVLRDYGLMCQHNGGSLGQWRNATGCELTCPPNSHYELCGSSCPSSCPSLSFPFTCDTQCQEGCQCNDGFVLNGNQCVPPTSCGCFHDGRYRQAGEQFWDGEACQSFCTCNGVTGIAQCSPNSCGPQESCHVVGGEFGCHPNPHGTCSASGDPHYLTFDGKAYDFQGTCRYVLATVCNDTLNPHQFSVKAKNEPWFGLPVSITAEVLVDVLGYEVRMSRGNIGTVEVNGITRNLPIVFNGSLSIFGSGSQTFVNAAFGLSVMYDGSSTVSISVPPSYRGNMCGLCGNFNGNPNDDFHTPSGASSNSADAFGAAWKVPGNYTCSDGCGSSCAQCNDDRSARAQCEVIRAADGPFSFCHEEVDPAPYFSDCVFDVCVSGNRGSDLLCRALETYVSACQSANVRIYPWRQNTTCRMVCPANSHYELCGTDCGHTCASSIDAACDHVCSEGCFCNEGFSRSGTSCVPVESCGCQHDGFYFNAGESFWTDSCSQRCECQAPNVLICSPSSCTPTQECTIRDGQLGCYDAMSTCTVLGDPHYITFDGALTHFQGSCSYVITESLRHSNNDTQYKVVATNKHRGNNFVSFVSSVDIFLSNHPESAHVRLGPNKRVKVNGAEVSLPANAGTFGQVMWQGSYIVFNAADVVVQFDGSSTLLVRMGRNYKNRVSGMCGNFNGDPNDDKVLPNGTLAQNDNQFGHSWKSETSQEGCGSTDQRSGDGLSDCRFIEEYTELCRVITNTSGPFSSCHLHSNPQPFFTSCVYDLCLYTPANGMLCSAVSAYEKTCTNLGLSIPNWRSPLRCAETDPCEQLDCAEYEWCGKKNGVYGCFCDEQHHRPNNESYDSNIECSSSSGTMSVSRCQLFEAGFHTSALHLHDSSCNGTLQDGRLIFHFDNDDHLCGTALRSNGTHFMYENTIQGHVDPHGGLISRERNLHLDFSCVYPLAQALSMAVGINPVESILRKKLPVGTGSYSVRMIPYEDEGFHFPLSTNGNIELEVDQMFYMEVRTEGVDQRQFATVLDSCWATPVNQANYPVRWNLIASQCPNPEDGTVEVIQNGVSTVSRFSFRMFTFTNHTQIYLHCSVHLCLLRSNNCRAHCYPGSHTLFKRDVSYHDSSALSIGPLVLVAQPNTGGLIQRNGVNQQISTSDGTGHLASIVTLIVSLLMTRILVN, from the exons atggCAGGTCGAATCTTACTGCCTTTACTGCTGCTGTCAGCTACAG CTGGAGTGGCAACGCAAACAACTACAG cTGGAGCGACAACGCGAACTACAG gaCCCCTCTACCCAATTGCTGGAACAATAAGCTATCGATCAGATGATGGAAGCTCACCTGCAATTCCACTCTCACGATCCTTTAACTATTTTGGACAGTCTTACTCTCAGATTTAC GTGAACCACAACGGAGATCTGACCTTTGTTTCACCATGGTCAAGTTTTACTCCTCAACGTTTTCCGATGTATGGAACCAGAGATGTCATTGCTCCGTTCTGGACTGATTTAGACACCAGAGGAAATGGTGATATCTACTATATTCAGTACACCAGCGGCTCTATTCTCCAACAAGTTACACAGGACATCAATAGATACTTCCCAGCTCTTAACTTTCAGGCCAACTGGATCTTCATAGCAACATGGTATGAAGTTGCCTATTTTCCAATGACTGGAACA CAAACAACCTTTCAGGCAGTCTTGACTACCAATGGCCAATATTCATTTGTGCTGATGAATTATGGCTCAATAGCCTCCATGTCAAGATATGTACAG GCTGGATACGATACGATCAGTTCCTCTCACCACTTCACCATCCCTGGATCATTCTCTAGTGACGCAACCGGACCTAACTCAACTTTTAGTCTTGGCAGTAATGTCAACGTACCCGGTCGCTGGGCCTTCCGTGTCGATCATGGATCATTAGTCTGTAATTTTAATG gtCAACCTGTTCAACTTGGTGACTCTTTCTGGAGTGACAGCACCTGTGCACAGAAATGCACCTGCACCAGAGCAGGGCTGCAATGCTCCAACAATCCCTGCTCCTTCTCCCAAATCTGTCGGCCAGCTGCCTTTCAGTACTCTTGCCAGACTGTGCAAAGACAAACCTGCACCATCAGTGGAGATCCACATTACTACACATTTGACAACTCAGTGTTTCACTTTCAAGGCACATGCACTTACGTTCTGTCAGAGCAGAGTCAGAACGGACTGCCCTACTACAGAGTGGAGGGGAAGAACGAGCATCGCGGCAGCACTCGTGTTTCATGGACACGGCTTGTCAAAATCTTTGTTCATGATGAAACTATTGAGCTGGTTAAAGGACATTATGGAGAGGCTAAG GTCAATGGAAGCTTTGCTACAGCTCCATTTTCTCTCAGAAACGGCTCTATCCAGGTTTATCAGTCAGGTTTCTCTGTGATCGTCAGCACTGACTTTGGCCTGATGGTGTCTTATGACATGTATTCATATGTCCAGATAGCTGTGCCCTACACTTACCAAAATAGCACATGTGGGCTCTGTGGAAACTTCAACAATCGCCCTGAGGATGACTTTCAAACCCGTCAGGGTGAAGTGGTGAGCTCTGATGTGGTTTTTGCCAACAGCTGGAAAGCTGCTGGAGATGATGAGCCTGGCTGTGAGGTTCATTGTTCAGGTCTGGCCTGTGCTGGCTGCACAGCAGCTCAGACAGCACTGTACAGAAACTCTGCCCACTGTGGTATTCTTGAGAACAGCACTGGACCGTTTGCTGCATGCCATCAACGACTCCCTACAGGATCTTTTGTGGACAGCTGTGTGTATGATCTCTGTGTCAGTGGAGGGTATCAACCCATTCTGTGCCAAGCCCTAAATGTCTACTCAAGTCAGTGTCAACAAAATGGGATCCAGCCACAAAGCTGGCGGAGTTCTGGCTTCTGTG AAATCCCCTGCCCAGCCAATAGCCACTATGAGGCCCAGGGTACAGGATGTCCATCTACATGTGTCAACCCCAATTCCACCAACAACTGCCCCCTCCCGAATCAAGAGAGCTGTGTCTGCAATTCAGGCTACCTCCTGAGTGGAGGGGTCTGTGTCCCTCATTCTGACTGTGGCTGCAGCTTTGAGGGTCACTACTACCGCTCAGGAGAAACTGTCATACTGGATGCAGACTGTGGGAGGCGCTGTACATGCAGCTATGGCTCCATGACTTGCAGCTCTCACAGCTGTGGCCAACATGAGTCCTGCAGGGTGCAGGATGGAGTAAGAGGTTGCAGACCAAACAGCTTTGCAACATGTTGGATAAGAGGACCAGGATCATATAATACATTTGATGGAGTGATGTACCAGTACCCAGGAGCATGTCGCCTGACCCTTGCCAAAGTTATGGGGTTCTCTAATCATTCGCACTTCATGGtcactgtggaaaaagttcctCAGGGGTCACAGGGTTTCTCTAATGTGCTAAGGTTTGAGGCAGAGGGAACACAAGTTGCTATTGAGATGGCAAGTAGAAGCACTGTGAAG GTTGATGGCCAACTGACCAGACTGCCATTCAGCTCTGGATCCAACAGAATCCGCATCTTCCAAAGCAGCACTCACAGTGTCATCCTTCGCACAGCCTTTGGCGTAACTCTGCAGACTGTCTGGCCTCATTTTGTGCGTCTCACTGCACCAGGTGTCTACAGTGGTTTATTAGGTGGACTTTGTGGAAACTACAATGCTGACCAGAATGACGATTTCCGTACACCCAATGGTACTCTAGTCAGTGACTCCCAGATGTTTGGGGACAGTTGGCGAGATGGCTCCCTGGCAGATCACTGTGTGGAAAGCAGACCTCGTAATCCTGCAACCAATTTCAGTTCCAGTGAGTACTGTGGAGTTCTTACTTCACCCACTGGGCCCTTTACATCATGCTGGGCTGCAGTGAACCCCTGGCAGCAGGTAGATGCATGTGTAGAAATCCTCCAAGGCTCCAGAGATCCAGCATCAACGCTGTGTGAGGTCCTCCGAGATTATGGACTGATGTGTCAACATAACGGTGGATCCTTGGGACAGTGGAGGAATGCAACTGGCTGTG AACTAACCTGTCCACCAAACAGTCATTATGAACTCTGTGGAAGTTCATGTCCGTCTTCCTGCCCCAGCCTCTCCTTCCCCTTCACCTGTGACACTCAGTGCCAGGAGGGATGCCAGTGTAATGATGGGTTTGTCCTCAATGGTAACCAGTGTGTGCCTCCAACATCCTGTGGATGCTTTCATGATGGACGATATCGGCAAGCTGGAGAACAGTTCTGGGATGGAGAAGCATGTCAGAGCTTTTGCACCTGTAATGGTGTAACTGGTATAGCCCAATGTTCCCCAAATTCATGTGGACCTCAGGAGTCCTGCCATGTTGTGGGGGGTGAGTTTGGCTGCCATCCCAACCCTCATGGCACCTGCTCGGCCTCTGGAGACCCTCACTACCTGACCTTTGATGGCAAGGCCTATGACTTCCAGGGAACCTGCCGCTATGTTCTGGCAACAGTTTGCAATGACACTCTGAACCCTCATCAGTTTTCTGTGAAAGCAAAGAATGAACCGTGGTTTGGACTGCCAGTTTCTATCACGGCTGAAGTTCTTGTTGATGTCTTGGGCTATGAAGTGCGTATGTCGAGAGGCAACATTGGTACTGTGGAG GTGAATGGAATCACAAGAAACCTGCCCATTGTTTTCAATGGAAGCCTGTCAATTTTTGGAAGTGGATCTCAAACATTTGTCAACGCAGCTTTTGGACTGAGCGTCATGTATGATGGAAGTAGCACAGTGTCCATTTCGGTGCCCCCAAGCTACAG AGGAAACATGTGTGGACTTTGTGGAAACTTCAATGGAAATCCAAATGATGATTTCCACACTCCAAGTGGAGCATCATCCAACTCAGCAGATGCTTTTGGGGCAGCTTGGAAGGTTCCTGGGAACTACACCTGTAGTGACGGCTGTGGCTCTTCATGCGCACAATGCAATGATGACCGATCTGCCAGGGCCCAGTGTGAGGTGATCCGGGCAGCTGACGGCCCATTCAGCTTCTGCCACGAGGAGGTGGATCCAGCACCATATTTCAGTGACTGCGTCTTTGATGTCTGCGTGTCGGGAAATCGAGGCAGTGATCTCCTGTGCAGGGCTCTAGAGACATACGTCAGTGCCTGTCAGTCTGCTAATGTCCGAATCTACCCTTGGAGGCAAAACACCACTTGCA GAATGGTCTGCCCAGCCAACAGCCATTATGAGCTGTGTGGAACAGACTGTGGCCACACCTGTGCCAGCAGCATTGATGCTGCCTGTGACCATGTTTGCTCTGAGGGATGTTTTTGTAATGAAGGTTTTTCCAGGAGTGGAACAAGCTGTGTCCCTGTGGAGAGCTGTGGCTGTCAGCATGATGGCTTCTACTTCAAT GCCGGTGAGTCCTTCTGGACAGACAGTTGCTCCCAACGGTGTGAATGTCAAGCGCCCAATGTCCTGATCTGCAGTCCCTCATCATGCACTCCTACACAAGAGTGCACCATCAGAGATGGCCAGCTGGGCTGTTACGACGCCATGTCTACCTGTACTGTATTGGGTGACCCACACTACATCACCTTCGATGGAGCCCTAACTCATTTCCAGGGATCATGCTCTTACGTCATCACTGAAAGCTTGAGACACAGCAACAATGACACTCAGTACAAAGTCGTGGCCACGAACAAGCACAGAGGAAACAACTTTGTGTCTTTCGTGTCATCAGTTGATATATTCCTCTCAAATCATCCAGAGAGTGCTCATGTCAGACTCGGACCGAACAAGAGAGTGAag GTAAATGGAGCTGAGGTTTCTCTTCCCGCTAATGCAGGAACTTTTGGTCAGGTGATGTGGCAGGGAAGTTACATAGTGTTTAATGCTGCTGATGTCGTAGTCCAGTTTGATGGCTCTAGTACTTTACTGGTCAGGATGGGCCGCAACTATAAGAACAGAGTCAGTGGAATGTGTGGGAACTTCAATGGTGATCCCAATGATGACAAAGTTTTGCCCAATGGTACTTTGGCCCAAAACGACAACCAGTTTGGCCACAGCTGGAAATCAGAGACAAGCCAAGAAGG ATGTGGATCCACTGATCAGAGAAGTGGTGATGGACTAAGTGACTGCCGCTTCATAGAAGAATACACAGAACTCTGCAGAGTCATCACCAACACCAGTGGCCCATTCAGTTCTTGTCACCTGCATTCAAACCCCCAACCATTTTTCACTTCCTGTGTTTACGATCTCTGCCTCTACACGCCAGCCAATGGCATGCTGTGTTCTGCTGTCTCTGCTTATGAGAAAACCTGCACCAATTTGGGCCTTAGCATCCCCAACTGGCGCTCTCCTTTGCGTTGTG CTGAGACTGACCCCTGTGAACAGCTGGACTGTGCAGAGTATGAGTGGTGTGGTAAGAAAAATGGTGTGTACGGCTGCTTCTGTGACGAGCAACATCATCGACCCAACAATGAGAGCTACG ACTCAAACATTGAATGCTCCAGCAGTTCTGGCACCATGTCAGTATCTCGCTGCCAGCTGTTTGAAGCGGGCTTCCACACCAGCGCTCTCCATCTCCATGACAGCTCTTGCAATGGGACTCTCCAGGACGGACGACTCATCTTCCATTTTGACAATGACGACCATCTGTGTGGGACAGCTCTTAGG AGCAATGGAACTCACTTCATGTATGAGAACACTATTCAAGGGCATGTGGATCCTCATGGAGGTTTAATCAGCCGTGAGAGGAATCTTCATCTGGATTTCTCCTGTGTTTACCCTCTGGCTCAGGCTCTGTCAATGGCTGTGGGCATCAACCCTGTGGAGAG CATTTTGAGGAAGAAGCTTCCTGTTGGCACTGGGTCGTATAGTGTGAGGATGATCCCCTATGAGGATGAAGGTTTCCACTTCCCCTTGAGCACTAATGGAAACATAGAACTGGAAGttgatcaaatgttttacatggAGGTGCGAACAGAAGGGGTGGATCAGCGCCAGTTTGCCACAGTTCTGGACTCTTGTTGGGCCACGCCAGTCAACCAAGCAAACTACCCTGTCCGCTGGAATCTCATTGCTTCGCA GTGTCCTAATCCAGAAGATGGAACCGTAGAGGTGATTCAGAACGGTGTCTCCACTGTGTCTCGTTTCTCCTTCAGGATGTTCACCTTCACCAACCACACACAGATTTACTTGCACTGCAGTGTCCACTTGTGTCTTTTGAGAAGCAACAACTGCAGAGCT cattgcTACCCGGGTTCCCACACTCTATTCAAGAGGGACGTATCTTACCATGACTCTTCAGCTCTGTCAATTGGACCACTGGTGCTTGTGGCACAACCAAACACTG GTGGACTAATCCAAAGAAATGGTGTGAATCAACAGATATCGACGTCAGATGGTACAGGCCATCTGGCATCAATTGTTACCCTGATTGTCAGTTTGCTGATGACCAGAATTCTGGTCAATTAA